Proteins encoded together in one Onychomys torridus chromosome 1, mOncTor1.1, whole genome shotgun sequence window:
- the Ms4a2 gene encoding high affinity immunoglobulin epsilon receptor subunit beta isoform X2 encodes MDTESKSRAHLVLPNPQESPSVPDIELLETSPPAKALPEKPATPPPRQTWQTILKRDLEFLGATQILVGLICLCFGTIVYSALHIADFDEEVLLSYRAGYPFWGAVLFVLSGFLSVMCERKSTLYLDLSEDDGCFVASFVTEMVLMMLFLTILAFCSAVMLTTYRIGEELKNNKVTDDRLYEELNVYSPIYSELEDKGETSTPIGS; translated from the exons ATGGACACAGAAAGTAAGAGCAGAGCTCATCTTGTTCTCCCAAACCCACAAGAATCCCCCAG TGTGCCTGACATTGAGCTCTTGGAAACATCTCCTCCTGCTAAAGCTCTGCCAGAGAAGCCAGCAACACCCCCACCACGGCAGACATGGCAGACAATTCTGAAGAGAGATTTGGAGTTCCTGGGG GCAACACAAATTCTGGTTGGCTTGATATGCCTTTGTTTTGGAACAATTGTCTACTCTGCACTCCATATTGCAGACTTTGATGAAGAAGTGCTTTTATCGTATAGAGCGGGCTATCCATTCTGGGGAGCAGTGCTG TTTGTGTTGTCTGGATTTTTGTCAGTTATGTGTGAAAGGAAAAGCACCCTCTATCTG GATCTAAGCGAGGATGATGGCTGCTTTGTGGCGTCTTTTGTGACA GAAATGGTGCTGATGATGCTGTTCCTCACCATCCTGGCCTTTTGCAGTGCTGTGATGCTTACCACCTATAGGATTGGAGaagaactaaaaaataataag GTCACAGATGATCGTCTTTATGAAGAACTTAATGTTTATTCACCAATTTACAGTGAGTTGGAAGACAAAGGGGAAACATCTACTCCTATTGGTTCATAA
- the Ms4a2 gene encoding high affinity immunoglobulin epsilon receptor subunit beta isoform X3: MDTESKSRAHLVLPNPQESPSVPDIELLETSPPAKALPEKPATPPPRQTWQTILKRDLEFLGATQILFVLSGFLSVMCERKSTLYLDLSEDDGCFVASFVTVTDDRLYEELNVYSPIYSELEDKGETSTPIGS, translated from the exons ATGGACACAGAAAGTAAGAGCAGAGCTCATCTTGTTCTCCCAAACCCACAAGAATCCCCCAG TGTGCCTGACATTGAGCTCTTGGAAACATCTCCTCCTGCTAAAGCTCTGCCAGAGAAGCCAGCAACACCCCCACCACGGCAGACATGGCAGACAATTCTGAAGAGAGATTTGGAGTTCCTGGGG GCAACACAAATTCTG TTTGTGTTGTCTGGATTTTTGTCAGTTATGTGTGAAAGGAAAAGCACCCTCTATCTG GATCTAAGCGAGGATGATGGCTGCTTTGTGGCGTCTTTTGTGACA GTCACAGATGATCGTCTTTATGAAGAACTTAATGTTTATTCACCAATTTACAGTGAGTTGGAAGACAAAGGGGAAACATCTACTCCTATTGGTTCATAA
- the Ms4a3 gene encoding membrane-spanning 4-domains subfamily A member 3 codes for MNQEETDGSGYQLLDVSRDVQRGALQALGAIQILNGILILALGVFLGCLQYLSHHFRHFFFFTFYTGYPFWGAVFFISSGSLTVAAGRKPTRMLMQNNFGMNIASTTIAFVGTAFLSVHLAINTQAFKSCQSSQSPDLCIYLSSSSNGLVSLMLILTLLELAITISISAMWCLGNVCGSREATSSPPNSVESGIPPDGNDSERT; via the exons ATGAACCAAGAGGAGACTGATGGTTCTGGTTATCAGCTCCTGGATGTATCACGTGATGTTCAAAGAGGAGCACTGCAAGCTCTGGGG gCCATCCAAATCCTGAATGGAATACTGATTCTGGCTCTGGGTGTATTTTTGGGTTGTTTACAATATTTGTCTCACCACTTCAgacattttttcttcttcacctTCTACACAGGCTATCCATTCTGGGGTGCTGTGTTT TTTATCAGCTCAGGATCCTTGACTGTTGCAGCAGGGAGAAAACCCACAAGAATGCTG atgcaAAACAACTTTGGGATGAACATTGCCAGTACTACAATTGCATTTGTTGGGACTGCTTTCCTCTCTGTACATTTGGCAATCAATACCCAGGCTTTCAAGAGTTGCCAGTCTTCACAGTCACCTGACTTATGCATTTACCTGAGTTCCTCATCAAAT GGCCTTGTGTCTCTAATGCTGATCCTCACCCTGCTGGAGCTGGCCATCACCATTTCCATCTCAGCCATGTGGTGCCTAGGAAATGTTTGTGGTTCAAGAGAG GCAACTTCTTCACCTCCTAATTCTGTGGAATCAGGAATACCTCCTGATGGAAATGATTCTGAGAGAACCTGA
- the Ms4a2 gene encoding high affinity immunoglobulin epsilon receptor subunit beta isoform X1, with protein sequence MDTESKSRAHLVLPNPQESPSVPDIELLETSPPAKALPEKPATPPPRQTWQTILKRDLEFLGATQILVGLICLCFGTIVYSALHIADFDEEVLLSYRAGYPFWGAVLFVLSGFLSVMCERKSTLYLVRGSLGANVVSSITAGIGIIILILNLSHSYAYMNYCKDLSEDDGCFVASFVTEMVLMMLFLTILAFCSAVMLTTYRIGEELKNNKVTDDRLYEELNVYSPIYSELEDKGETSTPIGS encoded by the exons ATGGACACAGAAAGTAAGAGCAGAGCTCATCTTGTTCTCCCAAACCCACAAGAATCCCCCAG TGTGCCTGACATTGAGCTCTTGGAAACATCTCCTCCTGCTAAAGCTCTGCCAGAGAAGCCAGCAACACCCCCACCACGGCAGACATGGCAGACAATTCTGAAGAGAGATTTGGAGTTCCTGGGG GCAACACAAATTCTGGTTGGCTTGATATGCCTTTGTTTTGGAACAATTGTCTACTCTGCACTCCATATTGCAGACTTTGATGAAGAAGTGCTTTTATCGTATAGAGCGGGCTATCCATTCTGGGGAGCAGTGCTG TTTGTGTTGTCTGGATTTTTGTCAGTTATGTGTGAAAGGAAAAGCACCCTCTATCTG GTGAGAGGAAGCCTGGGAGCCAACGTTGTCAGCAGTATCACTGCAGGAATAGGGATCATCATACTGATCCTCAACCTGAGCCACAGTTACGCTTATATGAACTACTGTAAGGATCTAAGCGAGGATGATGGCTGCTTTGTGGCGTCTTTTGTGACA GAAATGGTGCTGATGATGCTGTTCCTCACCATCCTGGCCTTTTGCAGTGCTGTGATGCTTACCACCTATAGGATTGGAGaagaactaaaaaataataag GTCACAGATGATCGTCTTTATGAAGAACTTAATGTTTATTCACCAATTTACAGTGAGTTGGAAGACAAAGGGGAAACATCTACTCCTATTGGTTCATAA